One genomic window of Verrucomicrobiia bacterium includes the following:
- a CDS encoding alpha/beta fold hydrolase produces MAITIRRLLKHAALAFAYGALGVLVVGVFGYVRYLRGRPDLKPWHTAALSEEYRVSSSRSATNFNGYLAQEERLFSELMREVTDRTPPKEQERWSRYWTGSGADPARGGTNWNRTFVLGPSNPRGGVLLLHGLSDGPYSLRALGQRLAGEGFLVMGLRLPGHGTAPASLTRATMEDFAGATRLAARHLRERLGTNLPLVLVGYSNGAALAIEYALARLEGETLPAADGLVLLSPAIGVSPAAALAPLIRGLSRLPGMEKAAWTDIGPEYDPYKYNSFPINAGEQVYRLTRRIQDRLARLDHGAGVAGMPPVLAFQSVVDSTIVPTAIVDRLFRRLAPEGHELVLFDIRRTAVATSLMIAHPEGFTQRLMEDRTAPFSVRLLTTEGPDSDQVRLLFRAAGETHVTEQAVPFRWPPGLMSLSHVALPIPPWDPVYGDGSGAEPGRMQLGDLALRGENGLLLVPPGAQLRLRYNPFYSILEDRVVKFVTGLPISSGE; encoded by the coding sequence ATGGCGATCACGATCAGGCGGCTCCTTAAACATGCGGCCCTAGCGTTCGCCTACGGCGCACTCGGTGTCCTGGTGGTGGGCGTTTTCGGATACGTGCGGTATTTGCGGGGCCGTCCGGATCTGAAGCCCTGGCACACAGCCGCGCTATCTGAGGAGTACCGCGTCAGCAGTTCCAGGTCGGCGACCAACTTCAACGGGTATCTTGCCCAGGAGGAGCGTCTGTTCTCCGAGTTGATGCGCGAGGTGACCGACCGGACGCCTCCCAAGGAGCAGGAACGGTGGAGTCGCTACTGGACGGGATCGGGTGCTGACCCGGCACGCGGCGGCACCAACTGGAACCGGACTTTTGTTCTGGGACCCAGCAATCCGCGGGGCGGGGTCCTGCTGCTCCACGGGCTTTCGGACGGTCCGTACAGCCTGCGCGCCCTGGGGCAGCGGCTCGCCGGCGAGGGTTTCCTGGTGATGGGTCTGCGGCTTCCAGGACACGGCACCGCACCCGCGAGCCTGACCCGCGCAACCATGGAGGACTTTGCCGGGGCGACACGGCTGGCGGCGCGGCACCTGCGGGAACGGTTGGGCACCAACCTGCCCCTGGTCCTCGTCGGCTACTCCAACGGAGCCGCACTCGCGATCGAGTATGCCCTGGCCCGACTGGAAGGGGAGACCCTGCCGGCCGCCGATGGATTGGTGCTCCTTTCGCCGGCGATCGGGGTGAGCCCGGCTGCGGCTCTGGCACCCCTGATTCGAGGTCTCAGCCGCCTTCCAGGGATGGAGAAGGCCGCCTGGACGGACATCGGACCCGAATACGATCCGTACAAGTACAACTCGTTTCCAATCAACGCAGGCGAACAAGTGTACCGGCTGACCCGGCGGATTCAGGATCGGCTGGCCCGGCTCGATCACGGCGCAGGAGTTGCCGGCATGCCCCCGGTCCTGGCGTTTCAGTCCGTCGTGGACTCGACCATCGTGCCCACGGCCATTGTGGACCGACTGTTCCGCCGGCTCGCGCCGGAAGGGCATGAGCTGGTGCTCTTCGACATCCGGCGCACCGCGGTGGCGACTTCGTTGATGATTGCCCATCCCGAGGGGTTCACCCAACGCCTGATGGAAGATCGGACCGCGCCATTTTCGGTCCGTCTCCTGACCACCGAAGGGCCGGATTCCGACCAGGTGCGACTCCTGTTCCGCGCGGCTGGCGAGACCCATGTGACGGAGCAGGCCGTGCCTTTCCGATGGCCGCCGGGGCTCATGTCGTTGTCCCACGTCGCGCTGCCCATCCCTCCATGGGACCCCGTTTACGGCGACGGGTCGGGGGCGGAACCGGGGCGCATGCAGTTGGGAGACCTTGCGCTTCGCGGCGAGAACGGGCTGTTGCTGGTGCCGCCGGGAGCCCAGCTTCGGCTTCGCTACAATCCGTTCTACAGCATCCTCGAAGACCGGGTGGTCAAGTTTGTGACCGGACTGCCGATCAGCTCTGGAGAGTAG
- a CDS encoding transposase produces MQTAAHLVDHLLLPVPHRHVVLALPKLLRPIFRRDQNLLRRLCTVAQQTLTQLLRTALGLPRGRPAFLLTLHTFGEYLDIHPHIHALMADGLLDAEGQWHPAPVIPHGILESVFRDRIFAELLRLRRISPQLVERMRGWKHTGFNVDATRSVPPENRAEREELCQYILRNPFSAAKITLEQPGDVVIYRSRLNPKIRRNFEVFAAEDFPAALSQHIPDRGAQMFWYYGLYSNKSRGCRSRANPAAKVAWPKGSPPPPAKLPARKWRDLIRQAWHSGLVPTKPWRRRRTSSPTECRSVDGRRSATQTLKSGSVLGSPPPLAAFDSPPTRYGLGEGSPQAKIES; encoded by the coding sequence TTGCAGACCGCCGCCCATCTGGTGGACCATCTCCTGCTGCCCGTCCCCCACCGACACGTCGTCCTCGCCCTGCCCAAGCTGCTGCGACCCATTTTCCGGCGGGATCAAAACCTCCTCCGGCGCCTCTGTACCGTCGCGCAGCAGACGCTGACCCAACTCCTGCGCACCGCCCTGGGATTGCCTCGCGGACGCCCCGCCTTCCTTCTCACCCTCCACACCTTCGGCGAATACCTCGACATACACCCCCACATCCATGCTCTGATGGCCGATGGCCTTCTTGATGCTGAGGGCCAGTGGCACCCCGCTCCCGTGATCCCGCACGGCATCCTGGAGTCCGTCTTTCGGGACCGGATCTTCGCCGAACTCCTTCGGTTGCGTCGGATCTCCCCGCAACTGGTGGAGCGCATGCGCGGCTGGAAACACACCGGATTCAACGTGGACGCCACCCGCAGTGTGCCCCCGGAGAACCGCGCCGAGCGGGAGGAACTCTGCCAGTACATCCTGCGCAACCCGTTCTCTGCGGCCAAGATCACCCTGGAACAACCCGGGGACGTGGTGATCTACCGCTCGCGGCTCAATCCCAAGATCCGCCGCAACTTTGAGGTCTTCGCCGCGGAGGACTTCCCGGCGGCGCTCTCGCAGCACATCCCCGACCGGGGCGCCCAAATGTTCTGGTACTACGGGTTGTATTCGAACAAGAGCCGCGGCTGCCGGAGCCGCGCCAATCCCGCCGCGAAGGTGGCTTGGCCCAAGGGCTCTCCGCCTCCACCGGCCAAGCTGCCCGCCCGCAAGTGGCGGGATCTCATCCGGCAGGCGTGGCATAGCGGACTTGTCCCGACGAAGCCTTGGCGAAGGCGGAGAACGTCCTCACCGACTGAATGCCGCTCAGTCGATGGACGCCGGTCTGCGACCCAGACCCTGAAATCGGGTAGTGTGCTAGGATCTCCGCCCCCTCTGGCAGCCTTCGACAGCCCCCCGACTCGCTACGGCTTGGGAGAAGGCTCGCCGCAGGCGAAAATCGAAAGTTGA